The nucleotide sequence TTTgttaccacaaaaaaaaaaaacacaacaacaaatATATCTGAATTAATTTGAATGGTCGTTCAACATACACAACAATACAGGAAACTGAGCTCCACGTCAGCAGACATATCTCTTCGGGACTCTACATTTACATTGATAGAATGAAATCTGTGGTCAAACTTCTTGCTATCCAAACATTACTTCTCCTCCCTACACTCAACTCCACTGTATTCCACGTGCTCCTTCATCCTACACCGTCCGATGAGCTTACTTTGACTTTCTTCTCCCAATCAGATTGCTTAATCTCAATTCGCGCCTCACTCCATAAATACAAATCTCTCATCTTCCTTCCTTCCTCCACACTCTCTCTAAACCCTAGAAAAATGGCGGAATCAACCGGAGTGGTGGCGGTTTACGGCGAAGGATCCATGACCGAGACGAAGCAGCAATCTCCCTTCTCCGTCAAGGTCGGCCTCGCTCAGATGCTCCGCGGCGGCGTGATCATGGACGTCGTCAACGCCGAGCAAGCGCGAATCGCCGAAGAGGCCGGCGCCTGCGCCGTCATGGCTCTCGAGCGCGTCCTCGCCGATATCAGAGCGCAAGGCGGCGTCGCGAGGATGAGCGATCCGGAGATGATCAAAGAGATCAAACAGGCGGTTACGATTCCGGTCATGGCAAAAGCTCGGATCGGCCACTTCGTCGAGGCGCAGATCCTCGAGTCCATCGGAGTCGATTACGTCGACGAGAGTGAAGTCCTCACTCTCGCCGACGAGGACAACCACATCAACAAGCACAACTTCAAGATCCCGTTCGTTTGCGGATGCAAGAACCTCGGGGAAGCGTTGCGGCGGATCCGCGAAGGAGCCGCCATGATAAGGACCAAAGGAGAGGCCGGGACGGGGAACGTCGTGGAGGCCGTTAGGCACGTGAGGAGCGTGATGGGAACGATAAGGTTGTTGAGAGGCATGGATGATGAGTTGATGACGAGGTGTTCGCTTACGCGAAGAAGATCGTTGCGCCTTATGAGTTGGTTATGCAGACGAAGCAGCTCGGGAGATTACCAGTGGTTCAGTTCGCCGCGGGGGGGTTGCGACGCCGGCGGACGCGGCGCTGATGATGCAGCTGGGGTGTGATGGAGTGTTTGTCGGGTCGGGGATTTTCAAGAGTGGAGATCCGGCGAAGCGTGCGAAGGCGATCGTGCAGGCGGTTACGAATTATAGAGACGCGGCGGTGCTGGCGGAGGTGAGCTGTGGGTTGGGTGAAGCTAAGGTTGAGAGGTTCGCGAACCGGTCTAGTAAACCAATCAGAGAATTCAAATGTTTTATTTCGGTTTAATTTGTAAGATTGGGGTTCGCTTGTATTCGTGCTCTAAGTGTTATGTTTGGGTCCACTGGGCTTTACTGTTTGGGAACAATGGGCTTTGTTATTAAAATTCAgatatgttttgtttctttctgttttttttttataaacccaAGTGCTGGCAAGTAGCAACAATTTTTATTAGCTAGGTCTAAAacaaaatggtaatgttacgtATTTTACCCTCGTTAACCATAAACTCTCCTTATCAGTATCATTGATTGCCACTGATTCATTAGGAACAGTTTATGATTatggtttttttaataatactgATTTGCTTTGCAATCCTTTCTTCAAGAAGAATAAACGGAAAAAATGAAATGTTTAGATGACCGGTGGATCAGTGCCCGAACATGGAAGATTCTAGCCTTTTACAAACTTATACAGTGTTTCCCTATTTTCTATAACAAAAACTACATTAAGTAGAAGTTAGGATGATATTCTTATTAACATTAATTATAACGGATAACCTAAGGTGggtaattttccaaaaatatgtaaatgGTATAGGATTAGGCTTCATGTTTCTATCATCTGTAGAGCCCTTTTATgggcttttcattttcataaataaaaaaggcCGACAATAAAGGATGATAACTCTTCTTTTTTGATAACTCTTCTTTTATTCCACTTTTTCTTTGTTGACTTTGAGGTTGACGTAGTAAATTTTTCATTTGCACTCTACTTGGATGATAAGCTTTTCATCATGTTGAAGTTGACCTAATAAACTTTCATGTTGAGCTAGTTAGATAACAATTGACAAACATAATAAGACACGTTTTAAGAATTGTGGATAGATAACAACATTTTTATTTACGCTACTTTAGAAGTGAGGGATATGGGAACGAATTTCGGCGCCGTACGGCGGCTTGCAACTCATCTATTAATAAAGAGCTTATTATGAAAGAGATCAAAAGCTAATGCTTCACTTTTTTATCAACATATAACAACTCAAACACTCGGATAACACTTCAACTTTCATAGATGTAGCCAGGACTCAGGTTActgatatttttatctaaacATTCGAATCTTTGTTTACTtttcattttgttatttcaaCTATTTAAACCTTATATAGAATTCATggctttttaaatgttttgacTTGAATGTAAACTAAATCTTCAGCTAGTGAAAGATCAATGAAGCAAATATGAATATTCATATCGGGCCTCAGAAGAGAGCAACAATTCTTTCCTTACTCTTTTAGCAACACAATAGGCAATAGGCTAAATAAACTATTAAAGGTAAACATGAAGATCTGATTTTACCATTTATGAATTTATTTCTTACATAGTGTACGGTTACATATTATTCAGCAACGACTATTTAAGTACGTAGGAGTAACTGACTTTTCTCGGGATATATATCAATTCTCATGTGCTTGCCAACAGTGAATCTACTTGGTTTTTCCCACTAGGACCCTTTTGTCGAATCAGAAGGCGGTACTCGTCGAACCTGATCGGTTTATAAAGAGCAGGTCGGTCTTTGGTTAATAGTTCTTTAACCGGTCCAATCGGGATATCACTTCTCGGGTTGTagaagagtgccaaggagactCGATCCATACCGGAATTAACGACCACCTGATGCTCCACGCTTTTGTAAATTCCATTGCTAAGTATCTACAATATGATCCCAACATATTGTTTGGTTATATGAATTTGCTAACAATAATATCGTTATAGAAGCACTATTAAACTACTTAACGCATAATGGAGACTTTCTATATAACTATGAGCCTAGGACATAACatcttttttggtttttgctaCGACAGATCTAGGgctgtaaattttattttgcatGCTCCATGTAGAGTTTCAGTATTATACGTAAATGAACAATAAAGTCTCTAAAACCATATATATTGCGATGACTATTTTGTTCTCCAGGTTATATAGTTGAAATGttcaaaaaagttaaaatatagTTAAGAACCAGTACCTGAACTTGATCTCCAATGTTAACGATCAAAGCATTGGGGACGGATTTAACGGTGACCCAGCAGTCACCACGACGGACCTGGAGGCCAGCAACCTTCTCGTCGGGGAGGACAATGGTGATGCCACCCGGGTCAGAATGAGAAGAGAGACCTAAAGTTAGGTGTGGCTGAGGGCATTTTGGGTAAAAGTTTGCTCTCAGATTAGCTCCAACTTTGTCTTCTCCTCCAAAGGCCTTCATGAGATGGTTTGGTTCTAAACCTAAACTCTCTGACAATGTCTCTACTAGCCTCTCACATAGTTTTCTCACTTCTTCTCCGTACTCTTCGATCAATTCTCTGCATCGGTGAAAAAGTATGCttttaatattactataatACGTATACTGGTTGATTGGACCGACTGTTTGTGAAGTAGATTTACTAAGTTTGTGATCTTACAGTCAGTAAAAGTAAGAGAAAAAAGAACCattaaaagttttctttttttgtaaaagggcTTTCACCATTAAAAGTTATAAGACAAATAACACACACAATACAAAGTTAATATACATATGTTGTAtcttttatttgtatataaatatatatgtagttAAAAAATAAAGTCATGATTCACATGGATGTGACCACATGAAAGGTGTTCACACATGAGACACGTGCCTAAATAAAACATATGGACCAGACGATCATGTCAATGTGTGTATGTATTTACAAGTTGTACCTTCACGTAATCAAGATGCATCAACAGCtataaaaacacacacacacacgaaacGTGTGTCCTCATGCAAACATCCACTtagtaaacatatatttttaagtaaatGGTTTCTTTAAGAACATACACACtgagaatttaatatacatatattcaactATACCTATACCTTAGACGTAGATGACAAGAAACTTAATTATGTTATGcacgtgtatatatatagaagaacaGGTTTGATTGGTATTGTGCATATGTATATACTAAATACCTTATCTTAGGAGGCTGAGATGGCCACTTGGAAGGGTTTCGAATGGAAGAAGGCAAGTAATTGAGGAAGAAATAATCACTCCAATCTAATTTAGCATCTTTCACAACCCCGATCCTGCTTCCATAGCCTTCATATGTGTCTGGTGAGTTTGCGTACTTTCGTTTCACCTCTACAGGTAAATCAAAGAACTCTCGCCACGCTCCCCTGACACTCTCCATCAGCATGTGGTCTACACCATGGTTCACCACTTGGAAGAAACCCCACTCCTCACACGCATTCCTCACGCGCCTAAGCCCTTCCGGTTTCCTCCATATGTCGCTCATGTCTAGCACGGGGACTTCCATGTCAAGACCGGATTGGTCGGAATTGTAGACCACCGGTCTCTGATGAGCGGGTTTCACATACCGGCTTGGGACGGTGGATATGCCGGCTTGGGATAAGGCTTGAACGGAAACAATCGGCTCAGGCCAGCTTGcaaccatttttattttttattttgtgaattGTGTTGTATTAGAAGACACTCAAGAAGATAGATGTAAAGGAAAGAAGAGAAGTTTTAGATGGTGGAAGGAAGCGAGGACGAGTAGGGGTATAAATACAGGAAAAGTAAACCGAAATGAAACCGGAAACAATTAACGAGACCGTATTTTTTTattcacattttattttatttttattgaatttctagTTCGACCTAATATACTTTGCATGTTGAGCTAATTgaatgaaaaaaacataataagacACGTTTTTGTAGAGTTGTGGATAGATGCCGACAatatttcatcttttttttgttattatgaCTTTTGAAGTTAGGGAGATGGAGAACGAATGTCGGCGCCGTGCGATGGTTTGCAACTCATTTGTTAATTACTTAAGAGCTATATATGGGAGAGACCAAAAGATAACACTTTATCATCACGTGTTTAGTTGTGGTCTCCTACTGAAGTCTTTCCTCAGTTACATTAATCTTAGGATACAATCTTCgtatatatagtaaaatgaCACTTGAATGAACAGActtaatataatatagttttttgCCTCATTTTTGTAGCAATACATAGATGTATTTACACGAAATGATATGCCAATATATTGTCTACTATATATAACCAATTTACAAGTGTTCTATTTCaatatagttacaaatgaaACAAAATTCATGTTCTCATACACCGTGAGTTCAGAAGAACGAGATTGTATAAATCTCTTAGGTTGGAACTCCACATTGtcaacaataaacaaaaaagctAACTCATAGTGATCGTCCCGTTTTCAACTTCTcattgtatttatatttataagccCATTCATAGTATATACCAAATATAAAAAGCTGGAAAATCGTGTTTTCAGAACCTGACAACGTAAAACTGGAGCACATGCACTTGAAAAGTAAACATTATTTGACATAGTGAATAAACATAATCATTCAGAATACCTCATGTAATCACATTGAAAGCACATCCacttagtaaaatattattaaccTCTTTTACTGATCGATCAATACAGATcgcattttgaaattttagtcaaaaaaataatacagatcgcatttttcaaaaaaaaggaaattaaacaCTTTTCAACCATATGTTTAGTTGTTGGACAAAAGTCTCTTTCTTTGAAATATTATTGATAATAACGGGACCATACAGTAGAGAAGAAGCAAAGTATATTGATGCGTATGTATCACATGTCTTATTTAAAATCGGCTGAACATCATAGTATCTCCGATTTCCcaaaactctattttaaagttttcaaaactctatatttaaagtttaaaagtATTCTTCTCCGAAAACGAAACTTCAAATTCAACTTCAAacctatttgtattttataatatggttcttatatttatcataactaatttgaattcataaaacttttgtaaataactagcacatatataaacatattacaaaatattaataaaatattatactaaaatagaaaattttaaacaaaaataacttaattaatattaaacttcaagcaaaataccatattattccataaaataattttaataatgcaTATTTGATCTACTAAGTGCATTTCAAAGTAAAATTGGTTCTCCTCATTTCtactttgtagattacgagctaaacttttttgaaatcagatgatattaatatttgtaaatacattagatcagtaaaaaaaaacataacatattgctaaaagactaatttTTATCGATGATATTAGTACTCGTGAATATACTCGATATGAAAAAGAAATCATTGCACGAAAAAGACatcaataacaacaacaaccatcttcagttacacaaaagaaaattagacaatattttaaaattttgtaaggTCCAGATCAAACTTAcgtgactattagtgttgttgtaatatttaaatttgtgtaatagttatgttttcatataattgtttaaaagttttatttgttaagtttttttggtatattgttgttgtttaaatctagttttaaaatattttaaattttatttaaagtttatttaattttatgtgtaaaacttaaattttgtttacaaaacttaaaatatttatgagatatatattttttaaagattaaaacaataaacaaaaaaatatttatgaatcataaatgtgatgtgtaattgtatcgaccaaaatgcaaataaaaatatgaaacttcaaatttgaagttctaagtaatgaaactttaaatatagaatttcatttctcaaaatttcaaatttaaaatttttgactttttttttgaaaactaaaaaacttcatatttaaaattatagaacgTCTTTTTGGAGTTGATCACAAGGGTTTCAAATCGGCTGAATCATCAGTGCTAAACTCATCGTTGCGAATAATAGTGCAAACCTTGCATACATATATGTTGAATATTCTGAACGTATTTAATGTGTGTAATAATTAAACTCATCTATACTTCGTCTCGTGGTTAGGCAAATATAAATTCATTGTTTAGAATCTATTCTCTTGTATTTATCCGTAGATGGTCTCGTTTAAGAGATTATTCTGAACTAAGATCCgcggaataaacattatatatataaattattttttgtattatatgtttttatgtattatgaaataaaaaaatatattaaataattaaaagtcagtaactattatatatataaccaaattggtgcgaacatataaatcaattttattaatcaaaacaataattttcttttttaatttgataggatatatagtatatcaaaacaatataatatgtaattaaatttaaattatattaaaaacatagtatatttttaatattaacgtctattaaatgatgttttctatTCATATAGTATCATGCgtatttttaatagcaaaaactttaaattactcataacaaaatttttattgtgggattagtaatttataattttttttaaattgtcaatgttcgttcaaaccttttatcaaaaaaaattattcaaagtaaattttgaaacaaaaatatttaattattttatatggtttatagtttaatttaaaatgatatatatatatatatatatatatatatatatatttaatcttaattattaattaaattagactttttacttatatgattttgtaatcatttgtattttgtcataacaaaaattttaaaccatggatcgcaaaatttgaatgtaagactttaaatagttttagtagtttataaccgtttttaaaaattcaaaatataacatatacagaaaaatataaatttttattatatggttattgtggtttttaatttatttgaatagttttaaattaaacaaatatgatagaggaaacattatttttattagatatttattattcaaaatcattaattgacatatatactttagccacattaggcgattccgtaatctttatttaaagaaataataaagaacattaatacTAAATTTATGGTAGTTTAACATAAAGcttattatttaattagatgaaccaatttatttctctaataattttaaaaatcatcataGCAATGACATGtggatacaaaaaaaataatatttctaagaTAATATATACAGGATTAGACTTGTGCATTTTATCTGCTTCTAAAAACCTCAACCAGAACTGACCCAGAAATATTAGatccggaaccgaaccgaaaaaatTACAAGTATCTATTGGGTTCAAAATTCTTCTACCCGAAAGAACCAGAACCAAAAAGac is from Brassica napus cultivar Da-Ae chromosome A4, Da-Ae, whole genome shotgun sequence and encodes:
- the LOC106447661 gene encoding jasmonate-induced oxygenase 4 translates to MVASWPEPIVSVQALSQAGISTVPSRYVKPAHQRPVVYNSDQSGLDMEVPVLDMSDIWRKPEGLRRVRNACEEWGFFQVVNHGVDHMLMESVRGAWREFFDLPVEVKRKYANSPDTYEGYGSRIGVVKDAKLDWSDYFFLNYLPSSIRNPSKWPSQPPKIRELIEEYGEEVRKLCERLVETLSESLGLEPNHLMKAFGGEDKVGANLRANFYPKCPQPHLTLGLSSHSDPGGITIVLPDEKVAGLQVRRGDCWVTVKSVPNALIVNIGDQVQILSNGIYKSVEHQVVVNSGMDRVSLALFYNPRSDIPIGPVKELLTKDRPALYKPIRFDEYRLLIRQKGPSGKNQVDSLLAST